The proteins below are encoded in one region of Oncorhynchus masou masou isolate Uvic2021 chromosome 15, UVic_Omas_1.1, whole genome shotgun sequence:
- the LOC135556875 gene encoding centrosome-associated protein 350-like, translating into MSGNINTASYCSSSSGLGRFWKSCLILCPSSRNYHHHELWTSSLERHRTELSAAWKSLNQTKAALQHIENHLEASPGSGVLLDSVMDTKKSSGGTTRKVSRRDGRRTEDCSQAGGTSKSRRRSHRSPDKSSRSPLRNTTQDSNVHGNNCVEFKEPLTSYREATPTPPLTSSQLEAQSLQSEDATPPPPDSCLSQLVYKSDTRDQQTRGDLDSTHSSALDSTVVRYLNHCPTLEALRPPGHAATARDANKEGCPEHRPKAHTLEGLAPPPAETVSPSPGSASQRLENLRRRKPDDKLEKLKETIRRQREHLEAADRDRLLGISGAVETTTVSTAKIRKVAAAPPTPIYKGFNRSETKICTPDGKVWREIYRDLSRQLSESTKPKQRPTEKAKERKPSKPVRKIHKSASVPDPETKLVISTTSWREGQKLVKMVLGPAPRLPQEQRPEPTDRLARTTSHPRSISDPCPELNRLSRPSSSERPCSRDRTTQPTPDPFSAGPAEDRALNTDLLSVDIRGILDGLQLEHRAEERAPVEPRMGSASGARTTAWTAGCSSLRGSRSASPTKRNKPEPSEPGPKKRHYDADSVRQYITRQQEERKRRVVEERRAQREEAESRSQRLQELYRKQRAGVANKGPAVLESSVQKRLQETYTKLLLEQAELEEEPLPYQTQPASITVIHQQRPLYQPSGESDKENKRQERPQSASSSSDLSLSEIQPPTLSRNEMGLGVPSWLQPDHLSSAVRPSSALAPPTDKLFSLGLETGGGSGVRGTSPPARPQHSTLTGAANKTQKNRIEALKATAASLSTRIESEARKLAGTGINYGCARDMDLTGLTHVQPQDDGCWAKPVSPSVRERTDAADELSLRIQRLLSAGQSTYNEALPGVGDLHSFREQRGGASASGSRPQTSPGLGSHKRLEEHPEVPGKSKLHDSSGDSISEGPLLSEGSLSEGNESPRMHIKRDPKPAERLRSLDFCAGQREGVQPISHFQRAAEKYPALSTLPFSQPRDRSRGPWDELTKGSPHSVINIFTKNHLHNHIKVGGEEQADRSSPAVHCGLSAASSVDEAPAYEDDFVSSRSSSGRSSQSKKGCSITSVNSHYGELMSRRSPYDTRTVDLPSHHSSGSTPVSSPHSKGSVKRGTASNKSDATLVEEQRSPCSPGWESLSRDSRRGGSASERSSIHSLVKSVYTDSTLGGASGHLHCSMGLDSKKSPRSPSPSPAGSPTDSSSRRVSPGSASLAGADILGLGSGCPHSSARPSSSSSWSATLGGRAEPTAAGELHYTPGVLQQRMSAELHYLESIEESVRQLGDMEQLRGVSLAQQESVSLAQILKAQQQRHERDLHELKVKAEQEALETQWQLEETRQKAARAHVELQENMAQTQQQSLGGMQEANAKMISQQAESVRYTAVAAHQIKEMTELACSQIGDPAAAPISTLFDQQRQHHQSFMGEMSSAKNKTEEPFYLDSRSDSTPSRRPNISGGESSHRSPSLASYEKRQRRKVETGNSPLVEALTHTAAEDSIPSDHVQSLLDEKDSASVGTEYSLKFDESMTEDEIEERSFRSLLPSESHRRGVLEKNRVPHEESDDVPSQENPAAQDSSKQDGSMPFSSGQDSFSRFTMDMVRQYMKEEEVRAHHQSSLLRLRQKALKEKTKAELAWLEHQKRRLRDKGEDDKMPPIRKKQRGLLMKLQQEQAEIKRLQEANRAARKERQLLLKQQEEIARMRYTTLKLKERLKCVGTGDTPPETPVSEHVEGATSPSAAKTDGDVRSASPLSVSGSETSSIMQKLKKMRSHMDKKFLTKREQGLMHRRRHAEELLEWKQRLDAEEAEVRRMEKQALAAWDRERPREGDQRSDHRDCSNASPNASSGQHDPEGKTDRDSVSEGDYSPVVTGSSVHTELSGSQQPDIPSTDQPGSVSELPSTQHSPSIYTQDLDSPPASKRSPSPNASLSTNTHPEGSSKMQLRSSSRTSSHDPKAADTPSGTEPMSDQSNIESRIRALKEELRKRKSVVYQLKKEQKKRHKERLKAQEASLLKQLESYNYFIEKTETELSKEPDLTPAAKPQILAPTSATEKPKIKPPPPYRPETDWKVVSDSEKAEKTLPHSPVEQDDLTTSGLSKYSAWHEESSDEDPPTVTPTPVYGSPEHTNSLRGLLSPEPLPRQPSEGALPLREPARPQATDSGDERVVSSHQSEVMEELDSVKSEGTEHTQSRSEDHHFDHLLKLDLEHSPCSQQHHSLSEHVSSEKGEQGSSLISSLDVDEISAKSPSPIKERDYTPESVLSSKGDFSTKGKGASPPSADGYHEDFEISVESSLREENQGTKPTSPSRQETREASHRRSPFYSSEEEIGEEPSGRSGAPGGSPHSERLLDLQSQTKDSQVISSNCSPTISPSQTPRSPALDEMPNFAIGDRVLVSNVQPGTLRFKGHTSFANGFWAGVELDKSEGSNNGTYDGVVYFECEEDHGIFAPPDKIFCMPEKFEIYVDTTEGEDSFLDHQSENEPKKCNFEEEMHESNLQNKRGVSQRNRSGDNGPTDVNDDSAEHQKNLINLHEFKQGEYSMSNKRTKTIILDLEDVPTSLITDIDRKITIDEASTIIERNGLDAHQKSTPEQTVVKDTLGAFADKLLNNFMKDAVKQFAQIRKAKEEKISAVNQMKDYLFNEEGRETVSQAHVVAQRDGLPFFLDGDQEEQVSSPELCNRPESPVLGASGQEELTKRLAELELNRELLDELGDEQDWFDEDYGLSSRREQQNRKQQEEGGLSVNLADQVKTPPRPELPRQPKLPEQPAMVVPHSAPKVEKLVDAATQEIWNQSKLGQGTQTLTGLPVPKPSEEFLGCDGKDQESQCVRSYRQAVYDLTWEIIQEIFAEDPNAHQPQWVKPRRMNSSYFHRVKSPGDITRVQVFITTEVLKLYSLKKDLNQKTDWQKMLKFGRKKRDRVDHILVQELHEEESLWVNYDEDELYVKMQLADGIFDSLIKDTAEVLTQIQEKRLKRALS; encoded by the exons CCCAGGCCACGCTGCTACAGCCAGAGACGCTAACAAGGAGGGTTGCCCGGAGCACAGGCCCAAAGCACACACCCTGGAGGGCCTGGCCCCACCCCCAGCAGAGACTGTTTCCCCAAGCCCTGGTTCGGCCTCCCAGAGGCTGGAGAACCTGAGGCGGAGGAAGCCTGACGACAAGCTGGAGAAGCTGAAGGAGACGATCCGCAGACAGAGAGAGCACCTGGAGGCTGCTGACAGAGACAGGCTGCTGGGCATCAGTGGAGCTGTGGAGACCACCACCGTATCCACGGCTAAGATACGAAAAGTGGCAGCCGCACCTCCGACACCTATATACAAAG GTTTCAACAGGAGTGAGACCAAGATCTGCACTCCTGATGGTAAAGTGTGGCGAGAGATCTACAGAGACCTGTCTCGCCAGCTGTCAG AGAGCACCAAGCCCAAGCAGCGACCCACAGAGAAGGCTAAGGAAAGGAAGCCGTCCAAGCCTGTGAGGAAAATCCATAAATCAGCTTCTGTTCCCGACCCGGAAACCAAGCTAG TGATCAGCACCACGTCATGGCGGGAGGGCCAGAAGCTGGTGAAGATGGTACTGGGCCCCGCTCCACGTCTGCCTCAAGAGCAAAGGCCAGAGCCCACAGACAGACTGGCCAGGACAA CATCCCATCCTCGGTCAATTTCGGACCCCTGTCCGGAGCTGAATCGTCTGTCCAGACCCAGCAGCTCAGAGAGACCCTGCAGCCGGGACAGGACCACCCAGCCCACCCCAGACCCTTTCTCTGCAGGCCCAGCTGAGGACAGGGCCCTCAACACAGATCTCCTGTCTGTAGACATCCGGGGCATCCTGGACGGCCTGCAGCTGGAGCACAGAGCAGAGGAGCGAGCTCCAGTGGAGCCCAGGATGGGTTCAGCGTCCGGGGCCAGAACCACAGCATGGACGGCTGGTTGCTCATCCTTACGGGGCTCCCGCAGTGCCAGCCCCACCAAGCGCAACAAGCCAGAGCCATCAGAACCAGGGCCCAAGAAGAGGCACTACGACGCGGACTCAGTGCGCCAGTACATCACCCGACAACAAGAGGAGCGTAAAAGACGTGTAGTGGAGGAGCGAAGGGCCCAGAGGGAGGAGGCGGAGAGCAGGAGCCAACGTCTTCAGGAGCTATATAGGAAGCAGAGAGCGGGGGTAGCCAATAAGGGCCCTGCTGTACTGGAGAGTTCAGTACAGAAACGCCTGCAGGAGACCTACACCAAACTACTACTGGAACAGGCTGAGTTAGAAGAGGAGCCTCTGCCTTACCAGACTCAGCCAGCCTCTATCACAGTCATCCACCAG CAGAGGCCCCTGTACCAGCCATCCGGGGAGTCGGACAAGGAGAACAAGAGGCAGGAGAGACCCCAGAGTGCCTCCTCTAGCAGTGACCTGTCTCTATCTGAGATACAACCTCCTACACTCTCCAG GAATGAGATGGGACTGGGAGTTCCATCGTGGCTTCAGCCTGACCATCTTAGTTCTGCAGTCAGACCCTCTAGTGCTCTGGCTCCCCCCACAGACAAGCTTTTCTCCCTGGGCCTGGAAACGGGAGGGGGCTCTGGGGTGAGGGGAACCAGCCCTCCAGCCAGGCCTCAGCACTCTACTCTCACAGGAGCAGCCAACAAGACCCAGAAGAACCGCATTGAGGCCCTGAAAGCCACAGCCGCATCCCTGTCTACCCGCATAGAGAGTGAAGCACGGAAACTGGCCGGCACAGGGATCAACTATGGCTGTGCGAGGGACATGGATCTTACCGGTCTGACCCATGTTCAGCCTCAAGACGACGGCTGCTGGGCCAAGCCTGTGAGCCCATCGGTCAGGGAGCGCACTGATGCTGCTGACGAGCTGTCCCTGAGGATCCAGAGGCTCCTGAGTGCTGGCCAGAGCACATACAACGAAGCTCTCCCAGGGGTGGGCGACCTGCACAGCTTCAGAGAACAGAGAGGCGGGGCCTCTGCTTCAGGCAGCAGGCCACAGACATCCCCAGGCCTCGGCTCCCATAAGAGGCTGGAGGAGCACCCTGAGGTACCAGGGAAGAGCAAGCTCCATGACTCTAGCGGTGACTCCATCAGTGAGGGCCCACTGCTGAGCGAGGGCAGCCTGTCGGAGGGCAACGAGAGCCCCCGCATGCACATAAAGAGGGACCCCAAACCAGCAGAGCGTCTCAGGTCACTGGACTTCTGTGCAGGCCAGAGGGAGGGCGTCCAACCCATCTCTCACTTCCAGAGAGCGGCAGAGAAGTACCCAGCCCTCAgcaccctccccttctctcagCCACGGGACCGCAGCCGAGGCCCATGGGATGAACTGACCAAGGGAAGTCCTCATAGCGTCATCAACATCTTCACGAAGAACCACCTGCACAACCACATCAAGG ttggaggagaggagcaaGCAGACAGGAGCTCCCCTGCTGTGCATTGTGGCCTGTCTGCAGCCAGCTCGGTAGATGAGGCACCAGCGTATGAGGATGACTTTGTGTCATCCCGTAGCAGCAGCGGCAGGAGCAGCCAGTCTAAGAAAGGATGCAG CATCACCAGCGTGAACAGTCACTATGGCGAGTTGATGAGTCGCAGGTCCCCTTATGACACCCGGACTGTAGACCTGCCATCCCATCACTCCTCAGGCTCCACTCCAGTATCTTCACCTCACTCAAAGGGCTCAGTGAAAAGAG GCACTGCTTCAAACAAGAGTGATGCCACTCTggtggaggagcagaggagcCCATGCTCTCCGGGGTGGGAGAGCCTGTCTAGAGACTCCAGACGAGGAGGCTCAGCCTCTGAGAGAAGCTCCATCCACAGCCTGGTGAAGAGTGTGTACACTGACAGTACACTAGGGGGCGCCTCAGGCCACTTACACTGCAG TATGGGCTTGGACAGTAAGAAGTCCCCCAGAAGCCCTAGCCCGTCTCCAGCTGGCTCTCCGACAGACTCTAGTTCCCGTCGTGTGTCTCCAGGCAGCGCCTCCCTAGCCGGGGCAGACATCCTTGGGCTTGGGTCTGGCTGCCCTCACTCCTCAGCCCGCCCCAGCTCGTCCTCATCCTGGTCCGCTACACTGGGGGGCAGAGCAGAGCCCACGGCTGCAG GTGAGCTCCACTACACCCCGGGGGTGTTGCAGCAGCGTATGTCTGCAGAGCTCCACTACCTGGAGTCTATAGAGGAGTCTGTGCGTCAGCTGGGCGACATGGAGCAGTTAAGAGGTGTGTCTCTGGCGCAGCAGGAAAGTGTCTCGCTTGCCCAGATACTCAAG GCGCAGCAGCAGCGGCACGAGCGTGACCTTCATGAGTTGAAGGTGAAAGCAGAGCAGGAGGCGCTGGAGACCCAATGGCAGCTGGAGGAGACACGGCAGAAAGCAGCCAGG GCTCACGTGGAGCTGCAGGAGAACATGGCTCAGACCCAGCAGCAGTCTCTGGGAGGCATGCAGGAGGCCAACGCTAAGATGATCAGCCAACAGGCCGAGTCTGTACGCTATACGGCCGTAGCTGCCCACCAGATCAAAGAG ATGACGGAGCTGGCCTGTTCTCAGATCGGTGACCCTGCTGCTGCTCCCATCAGCACCCTGTTTGACCAGCAGAGGCAGCATCACCAGAGCTTCATGGGTGAGATGTCTTCTGCCAAGAACAAGACCGAGGAGCCCTTCTACCTGGACAGCCGCTCtgactccaccccctccaggagACCCAACATTAG tggtgGAGAAAGCAGCCACCGGAGTCCCTCCCTGGCCTCCtatgagaagagacagaggaggaaggtGGAGACGGGTAACAGCCCACTGGTGGAGGCTCTGACCCATACAGCAGCTGAAGACTCCATCCCCAGTGACCATGTTCAGTCCCTACTGGATGAGAAAG ACAGCGCCTCAGTGGGTACAGAGTACTCTCTGAAGTTTGACGAGTCCATGACGGAGGATGAAATTGAGGAGCGTTCGTTCCGCTCGCTGCTGCCCTCCGAGTCTCACCGGCGTGGAGTGTTGGAGAAGAATAGAGTTCCTCACGAGGAGTCAGATGACGTTCCCAGTCAGGAGAACCCTGCAGCACAGGACAGCTCCAAG CAGGACGGCAGCATGCCCTTCTCCAGCGGACAGGACAGCTTCTCCAGGTTCACCATGGACATGGTGCGTCAGTACATGAAGGAGGAAGAGGTGCGTGCCCACCACCAGAGCTCCCTGCTGCGCCTGCGACAGAAGGCCCTTAAGGAGAAGACCAAGGCCGAGCTCGCCTGGCTGGAGCATCAGAAAAG GCGCCTCAGAGACAAGGGTGAGGATGACAAGATGCCACCCATCAGAAAGAAGCAGAGAGGCCTACTGATGAAACTTCAACAGGAACAG gcggAGATCAAGCGTCTGCAGGAGGCCAACAGGGCAGCCAGGAAGGAGAGGCAGCTGCTTCTCAAACAGCAGGAAGAGATAGCGAGAATGAGATACACCACCCTCAAGCTGAAGGAGCGCCTCAAGTGTGTTGGCACCGGGGACACCCCACCG GAGACTCCAGTGTCGGAGCACGTCGAAGGGGCAACCTCCCCCAGTGCTGCGAAGACTGACGGGGACGTGCGCAgcgcctctcctctctcagtgtcTGGCAGTGAGACCAGCAGCATCATGCAGAAGCTCAAGAAGATGCGCTCTCACATGGATAAGAA GTTCCTGACTAAGCGGGAGCAGGGTCTGATGCATCGGCGGAGGCATGCGGAGGAGCTGCTGGAGTGGAAGCAGAGGCTGGATGCTGAGGAGGCTGAGGTGAGGCGGATGGAGAAGCAGGCCCTGGCTGCCTGGGACAGAGAGCGTCCTAGAGAAGGAGACCAGAGGTCAGATCACAGAGACTGCTCCAACGCCAGCCCCAATGCCAGCTCTGGCCAGCACGATCCTGAGGGAAAGACTGACAGAG ACTCTGTGAGTGAGGGTGACTACTCCCCAGTAGTGACTGGCTCCAGCGTGCACACAGAGCTCTCTGGGTCCCAGCAGCCAGACATCCCCTCCACTGATCAGCCTGGCTCTGTCTCTGAGCTGccctccacccagcacagccccTCCATCTACACCCAGGACTTAGACTCTCCCCCTGCGAGCAAGAGA TCTCCTTCACCAAACGCCAGCCTCAGCACTAACACACACCCAGAGGGCAGCAGCAAGATGCAGCTCCGCTCCTCCTCCAGGACCTCCAGCCACGACCCCAAGGCCGCTGACACTCCCTCTGGCACAG AGCCTATGTCAGATCAGAGCAACATTGAGAGCCGTATCCGTGCCCTCAAAGAGGAGCTGCGCAAACGCAAGTCTGTGGTGTACCAGCTGAAGAAGGAGCAGAAGAAGAGGCACAAAGAGCGTCTGAAAGCCCAGGAGGCCAGCCTACTGAAGCAGCTAGAG TCCTACAATTATTTCATTGAGAAGACCGAGACTGAGTTGAGTAAGGAACCGGACTTGACACCTGCTGCCAAGCCTCAGATCCTGGCCCCCACCTCAGCCACAGAGAAGCCCAAGATTAAACCACCACCTCCTTACAG ACCTGAAACCGACTGGAAGGTTGTCTCTGACTCAGAGAAAGCTGAGAAGACACTTCCACATTCTCCAGTTGAACAAG ATGACCTCACAACATCCGGGCTCAGTAAATATTCAGCATGGCATGAGGAGTCCTCAGACGAGGACCCCCCTACTGTCACCCCAACTCCAGTGTATGGGAGTCCAGAGCACACCAACAGTCTGAGGGGCCTGCTGTCCCCAGAGCCTCTCCCCAGGCAGCCCTCTGAGGGGGCACTCCCCCTGAGGGAGCCAGCCAGGCCACAGGCTACCGACTCTGGGGATGAGCGTGTCGTCTCTAGCCACCAGTCAGAGGTCATGGAGGAGCTGGACTCTGTGAAGTCTGAAGGAACTGAGCACACTCAGTCACGCTCTGAAGACCATCACTTTGACCATCTACTCAAACTTGACCTAGAGCACAGCCCATGTTCCCAGCAGCACCATTCTCTGTCAGAACATGTTTCCTCAGAGAAAGGAGAACAAGGGAGTTCCCTGATAAGCAGTCTTGATGTTGATGAGATATCTGCTAAGTCACCATCCCCCATCAAAGAGCGAGACTACACCCCTGAGTCTGTCTTGTCATCAAAGGGTGACTTTTCAACCAAGGGTAAGGGTGCCTCTCCTCCTTCAGCTGATGGTTATCATGAAGACTTTGAAATCTCAGTGGAGTCGTCACTCAGGGAGGAAAACCAAGGCACCAAACCTACCTCACCATCCCGCCAAGAGACCAGAGAGGCTTCCCACCGCAGGTCCCCCTTCTACAGTAGTGAGGAGGAGATTGGTGAGGAGCCAAGTGGAAGATCTGGAGCTCCTGGTGGCAGTCCTCACTCTGAAAGACTTCTTGACCTGCAGAGCCAAACCAAGGATTCCCAGGTCATTAGTTCAAACTGCTCCCCAACGATCTCCCCTTCCCAGACCCCACGTTCACCAGCACTGGATGAAATGCCTAACTTCGCCATTGGAGACAGGGTTTTAGTGAGCAACGTCCAGCCTGGTACGCTTAGATTCAAGGGCCACACCAGCTTTGCCAATGGCTTCTGGGCTGGAGTGGAGCTGGACAAGTCTGAAGGAAGCAACAATGGCACCTACGATGGGGTGGTGTACTTTGAGTGTGAGGAGGATCATGGCATCTTCGCTCCTCCGGACAAGATCTTCTGTATGCCAGAGAAGTTTGAAATCTATGTGGACACCACAGAGGGCGAGGACTCGTTCCTTGACCACCAATCTGAAAACGAGCCAAAGAAATGCAACTTTGAGGAGGAAATGCATGAAAGCAATCTGCAAAATAAAAGAGGTGTATCTCAGCGTAATCGTTCTGGAGACAACGGACCTACTGATGTGAATGATGATTCAGCTGAACACCAGAAAAACTTGATCAACTTACATGAGTTCAAACAGGGAGAATATTCAATGTCCAATAAAAGAACTAAGACCATCATTCTGGACCTTGAAGATGTACCTACCAGTCTCATCACTGACATAGACCGTAAGATAACTATTGATGAGGCCTCTACCATCATTGAGAGGAATGGCCTAGATGCCCATCAGAAATCTACTCCAGAGCAGACCGTGGTGAAAGACACCCTCGGTGCTTTTGCAGATAAGCTTCTCAACAACTTCATGAAAGACGCTGTGAAGCAATTCGCACAGATCAGAAAGGCCAAAGAAGAGAAGATATCAGCTGTTAATCAAATGAAAGATTACCTTTTTAATGAAGAGGGTAGGGAAACGGTCTCCCAAGCTCACGTTGTGGCACAGAGAGATGGTCTGCCCTTCTTCCTAGATGGAGACCAAGAGGAGCAAGTGTCGTCTCCAGAACTCTGTAACCGCCCG GAGAGTCCAGTGTTGGGGGCTAGTGGTCAGGAAGAGTTGACCAAACGTCTGGCAGAGCTGGAGTTGAACCGGGAGCTGCTGGATGAACTGGGGGACGAGCAGGACTGGTTCGATGAGGATTATGGCCTCAGCTCTCGTAGAGAGCAGCAAAACCGGAAACAGCAGGAGGAGGGTGGGCTGTCAGTAAACCTGGCTGACCAGGTGAAGACCCCACCCAGACCAGAGCTGCCCCGGCAGCCCAAGCTCCCTGAGCAGCCTGCCATGGTGGTGCCCCACTCCGCCCCGAAGGTGGAGAAGCTGGTCGACGCTGCCACCCAGGAGATCTGGAACCAATCTAAACTGGGCCAGGGCACACAGACTCTCACTGGGCTCCCAGTCCCTAAGCCTTCAGAGGAGTTCCTGGGATGCGATGGCAAGGATCAAGAAAGTCAATGTGTTCGCAGCTACAGACAG GCTGTATATGACTTAACATGGGAGATCATCCAGGAGATCTTTGCAGAGGATCCTAATGCCCATCAGCCTCAGTGGGTGAAGCCTCGACGCATGAACTCCTCCTACTTCCATAGAGTAAAGAGCCCTGGCGACATCACCAGAGTTCAG GTGTTCATCACCACAGAGGTGTTAAAACTGTATAGCCTGAAGAAAGACCTCAACCAGAAAACAGATTGGCAGAAGATGCTGAAATTCGGAAGGAAAAAACGGGATCGAGTAGATCATATTCTG GTCCAGGAGCTTCATGAGGAAGAGTCTCTGTGGGTGAACTATGATGAGGATGAGCTCTATGTCAAGATGCAGTTGGCTGACGGTATCTTTGATTCGTTGATAAAAGACACAGCAGAAGTTCTCACACAAATTCAGGAGAAGAGATTGAAAAGAGCCCTTTCCTAA